Within Mycobacterium heckeshornense, the genomic segment CCCACGTCCGACGACGCGGCGTTCTCGGCAGCGCTGAACGAGGCGGGTGTTGCGTACCTGGGTTCGGTTGCGGAGCACGTCGGGCAACGGGCCGCCTATGCCGGGGCCCAAGGACTGTCCGCAATCAGCTACGTGGTGCGCGAGCTACTTAGCTCGGTAAACATCTCGTCGATCGTCTAACGAGGCAATATGCCCGACCCCTTGTGGTTCGGTCCGCCTGAAAGCGTGGCAGCGCTCCTAGAATCCAGCGACCCGTCGACCGTGGTCGCCAATATTGCGGCATGGCTGAGCGAAGCGGTCAGCCACGAACTGTCGATGGGGGCATCCATGGCCAACATCGCGGCGACCATGTCGCAGTGGATAGGTCTCGGCGGTGTCGCTTCCGCGCTGAAGGGCAACGAACTGAACTTCGCGGGGCTGGCACCGATGATGGCGCACTGTCTCAAGCACGTGTCCATCGGGCAAGCGGCGGTGGAAGCCAACACGATTGCCAGGTCATCCGTTATCCCGGCGGCGGTCTGTCAATCCAATCGAGACGAGACGGCCGCGTTGTACAGCACCAACTGGTGTGGTTGCAATACTCCGGCGATCATCGCGCTCGAGGACCAGTACTACAACCACTTCTGGCCGCAGAACACAAGCGCCGGGGTCGCGTATGCCACGACGTTGACCACATTAATGGGCGCCATAACGAGCACGCCCCCACCGATTACACCGTTGGGGGCGTCCCCGGCCGCGGCGGCGGCGCCGGCGGAGTCTGCCGCCGAATCGGCGGCGAGCAACGCCGGAGGGTTGCCGTCATTGCCGAGCGGGGCGGCAGAAACCGCGGGATCGACGGCGTCGCCCGTGGAGTCGGTCACTCAACTTTTGCAGCCAATGCAGAGCGCGATGACCAGCCTGCCGCAGGCCGCGCAATCGTTGGCTGGTGGATCGACGCAATTTTTACAGAGCGGAATGCAGGGTTTCTCAAGCCCACTACAACAGATGATGGGGATGTTCCCCGGACTAATGTCCCAATCGGGCGCTTCGGCTGCGGTTGAACCAGTGGCCGCGGCGGCCGAGCCGATCGCCGCCGGCGGTGGAGGTGCGGCCGGCTTGGGGTCTGGCGCAGCCGGCGGCGCTGGCGGTGTCGGTTATTCCGGTGCCGGGTTGACCAGCTTCACGCGGCCGGCCAGCACATTCGAACCCGAACTGGGTGGACGGCCAACGGGGCTCAGGGCGAGCGGGTTTCTTAATGCGGCTCAGGTAGGTGGCCCGACCACCACGACGGCCACCGGTGGTGGGATGATGCCCGTTTCACCCGCGGCTGCCGGAATGTTGGGTCGTGAGGGCGGCGAGTCGGATAAGGAGAAAGTCACGCATGCACGGATTGTCGTCGACGCTGAGAGGCAAGGCTCGCCGTAGTTCGTCACCGGTTACCGGGCTAAATCGGCCGACGGCAGCCCAGCAAGCCATCCAGCTAGAACACGTTGCCGTTCGCGAATTAGTTAACACATGCAACGACAGGAAGCTGTCGCCTCACGTCTGTCACAAGGTGAAGTGACAGCCGCCCTGCAGCCAGTACACTCTACGCAATACTCCGGAGCCCCGGGCCAGTCCAGCGAACGAGAGGGAGACATAAATGGCAGCAAATCTGCAGGTAGGAATCGAGGCGGTCGAAGCGATGATCCAAAAGGCCGACTCGCTTCTAGCCGAAGCACAGGCGCTCGGCGGCCAATACATAGCCCATTCGGAGAACATCATCAATGCAGGCTGGTCCGGTCAGGCTTGCGCCACATCGCACGCGACGGCAGTTCAAATCAAGCACGATCTTGATCAAGCGCTCGCGGCCAGCCTGGAATTGCATGAGCACCTCAACACCGCCAAGGCCAATTACATCGCTCAGGAAGCTGACGCCAGCCAACAGCTTTCCGCCGTGCATCCCGGCGCAAGCCCGACCCAGATGTAGTTGTCCGCTGGTCGAGCGATCTTTCACCCCTAAGCCATATTCAGCAAGGAGAAAAGATGGAAATCTCGTACAACTACGGCGCCGGAGCAGACTTGTCCCACGCCATGGCCACACAGGCTGCGATGCTGAGCCAGCATGCACATGACCTGATGCAAGCCGGCAACGCGTTGGTGTCCGAGCACCTTATCGGTCAAGGTGGCGACGCTTACCTCGACAGCCTCCGCCGACTGACCAGCGCGGTGTCGGATATCGGTGACACCATCATGCGGCACAGCAACGCTGTTGACGCCTCATTCCTCGGGGCCAACCACGTCGACGCCACGGCGGCAAATCTCCTGGGTGGTTAGGTCTTACAGATAGCCGACCGCGGGGCGCGCGCGAATGTGCGCCCCGCGCTTTGGCTTGGAGGAGATGTGTTAACCACCACTGTCGACGGATTGTGGGTTCTGCAAGTGCTGACGGGCATCGAGATGGTGGCCCCCGAGCTGGCGCTGCGGCCCATCCTGCCGAGCGTGGAAACGCCGCAGCTGGCGCTGGCGCATCCGATCGCCGCGGAGCTGCAAGCCGCCGGTGTGATCGACGACTCAGGAAACGTCGACCCCATCGTGGTGGAATGGCTGACGGTGCTTGCGCGCCGCGACGTCGCACTGCTGATCTACATGCAAGGAACTCAAAAAGAAGCACCCGACCGCGCGATCCTGGCGCGGTTCGCGCAGTGGTGGGTCGTGATGGAACGCTCAGAAAACCTCGTTCGTATCGGTGGCGCTGGGACCTCCACCACCGAGTCCTCGGCCAACGAGGTCGTAATGCGTCAGATTGAGCGGTTATGCGGAACCTTGGAACCGGCACCGCTGCAGCCGGTCACCGTGGATGTCGACCAGGTGATGGTGGGCGTCACCAACCGAGAAACCTTGCGACGGCAGCTTCTCAGCCAACGATTGGACGGCGACCAGTTGCAAATCCTGATGATGGCCGCCGACACAAAACGATCGGCGCGCGCCTTCGTCGTCGCAACCCAATCCGGGGTAGACACGGGTCAGCCCACCCGAAAACACGTGGAGCAGAGCGTCGTTGCTATCGCCGATACCCCTGAAGGCCGGCTGGTCGGCGAGCACATCTCCTCATCCGGCAAGAGATGGATGATCATCGGGCCAGGGACAACCAGCAGCATCGCCGACGCGATCAACCGGATGGTGCGCCGCCTGCCCGCCAATCAAGAATGGTTTTCGTACCGAAAGGTCGTGTAGTAAAAAGGGGTAAACGCGCCATGTTAGCATCGGCATCGTGACAAATCCGTGGAACGCGGCACCGAATTCGCCGGAGCCACTCAGGCCGGGCCGGATAGAATCGGCGGCTGCGCGCCATCAAGAATCCGTATCGGGAACCCTGCGAATTTCCGATATGGTTGCGCCGCGCAAAATTCCGCCGGGTTCTGGATGGCGCAAATTCGTCTATAACGCATCGTTTCACACCATCAACCTCGGTGAATCACCGGCCGAACGCCACTACCGCGAACTGCAGGAGCGGATCCGCCGCCACATCCGCAAGCAGTATGTCATCGGAGTAGTCTCCGGCAAGGGGGGTGTCGGGAAAACCACCATGACTGCGTGTATTGGCGCGGTATTTAGGGAATGCCGACCGGAGAACGTGGTGGCCATCGACGCGGCACCTGGATTCGGAACACTCGCCGGTCGCATCGACGAAAACCCACCAGGCGACTACACGGCCGTTTTGAACGACACCGACGTCCAGGGTTACGCCGATATTCGAGAACACTTGGGGCAAAACAGCGTCGGCTTGGACGTGCTGGCCGGAAACCGCGCATCCGATCAACCGCGGCCGCTGGTCCCGTCCATGTTCACCGGGGTTCTGTCACGGCTGCGCCGCACGCACACCGTGATCGTGGTGGACACATCCGACGACCTTGAGCATCCGGTCATGAAGGCCGTGTTCGACGCCTGTGACACTCTGGTCTTCGTCTCCGGCCTGACCGCAGACACGTCGTTGCCGGTGACCCGCGCGATCGATTTGCTACGGGCAATGGGTTACCACGAGTTGGTGTCACGCAGCATGGTCATTTTGAATGACAGCCGCAATGAATACGACCCGGATGCACGAGCATACCTTACCGAGCGTTTCGGGAAATCAGGCGCGACGGTCGAATTTATGCCCTACGACCCACACCTTGCAAAAGGCGGCATAATCGACACCCAGCATGAATTGAAAAAGAAAACACGGCTGCGGTTATTCGAAATCACCGCGGCACTGGCGGACAAATATATCCCGGACGCCGATAGGCCACGCTAATGGCGGCGAAGGTCACTTTTCCCGCTCGCTGCGCGGTCGCAGTGGTGTGTGGCGACCACCTTGTGTCGCAGGTGTATCCGGCGTCGGTGCCGGTCGAAATGTTCATCGACAACATCGTCGAACTGCTCGATGAGGAACTCAAACGCCGTGGTCTGCCCGGGCTGGATCTCGGAATGGGCTACGAGCTACACAAATCCAACGGTGTGCGGCTCGACGTCACCAAGACCCTCGATGAACTCGGCGTCGAGGACGGCGCCACACTGGTCCTCGTTCCCGCAGTCGAAGGCGACTCGTTTGAGCCGCAGTACGAGTC encodes:
- a CDS encoding PPE domain-containing protein; this translates as MAALLESSDPSTVVANIAAWLSEAVSHELSMGASMANIAATMSQWIGLGGVASALKGNELNFAGLAPMMAHCLKHVSIGQAAVEANTIARSSVIPAAVCQSNRDETAALYSTNWCGCNTPAIIALEDQYYNHFWPQNTSAGVAYATTLTTLMGAITSTPPPITPLGASPAAAAAPAESAAESAASNAGGLPSLPSGAAETAGSTASPVESVTQLLQPMQSAMTSLPQAAQSLAGGSTQFLQSGMQGFSSPLQQMMGMFPGLMSQSGASAAVEPVAAAAEPIAAGGGGAAGLGSGAAGGAGGVGYSGAGLTSFTRPASTFEPELGGRPTGLRASGFLNAAQVGGPTTTTATGGGMMPVSPAAAGMLGREGGESDKEKVTHARIVVDAERQGSP
- a CDS encoding ESX secretion-associated protein EspG; this translates as MLTTTVDGLWVLQVLTGIEMVAPELALRPILPSVETPQLALAHPIAAELQAAGVIDDSGNVDPIVVEWLTVLARRDVALLIYMQGTQKEAPDRAILARFAQWWVVMERSENLVRIGGAGTSTTESSANEVVMRQIERLCGTLEPAPLQPVTVDVDQVMVGVTNRETLRRQLLSQRLDGDQLQILMMAADTKRSARAFVVATQSGVDTGQPTRKHVEQSVVAIADTPEGRLVGEHISSSGKRWMIIGPGTTSSIADAINRMVRRLPANQEWFSYRKVV
- a CDS encoding MinD/ParA family protein encodes the protein MTNPWNAAPNSPEPLRPGRIESAAARHQESVSGTLRISDMVAPRKIPPGSGWRKFVYNASFHTINLGESPAERHYRELQERIRRHIRKQYVIGVVSGKGGVGKTTMTACIGAVFRECRPENVVAIDAAPGFGTLAGRIDENPPGDYTAVLNDTDVQGYADIREHLGQNSVGLDVLAGNRASDQPRPLVPSMFTGVLSRLRRTHTVIVVDTSDDLEHPVMKAVFDACDTLVFVSGLTADTSLPVTRAIDLLRAMGYHELVSRSMVILNDSRNEYDPDARAYLTERFGKSGATVEFMPYDPHLAKGGIIDTQHELKKKTRLRLFEITAALADKYIPDADRPR